GGGGAGCGATCTCTCGGTGAACATGGAGGAGACCTCGGCGGCGATCACCCAGATCGCTGCCAACGTGGCCAGCCTGACCGATCAGGTCCTGAACCAGTCAGCGGGGGTCTCCGAGGTAACCGCCACGATTGAGGAGATCAGCCGAAACATGGAGAGCCTGGACGAGCAGGTTCAGAACCAGTCCTCGGTGGTCACCCAGAGCAGCGCCGCGATCGAGGAGATGATGGCCAGTATCCGCTCCGTGGCCGAGCGATTGGACAAAAACGCCGGCTCCTTCCATGAACTTCTTCAGGCGGCCGACCAGGGACGGGTGAAACTTGAGGGGATGATCGGCATCAACCGGCGGATCGCCGAACAGAGCAGCCGTCTCCAGGAGGCCAGCTCGGTGATCCACGCCATTGCCCAGCAGACAAACCTGCTCTCCATGAACGCCGCCATCGAGGCGGCCCACGCCGGAGAATACGGCCGGGGCTTTGCCGTGGTGGCTGCCGAGATCCGCAAGCTTGCCGAGGAGGCCGGGGCGCAGTCCAAGGTGATCGGTCAGGAGCTCTCGGCGGTCTCCTCGTCGATCCAGGAGGCTGTAGCCTCGGCCGAGGACGTCTCGGGGGCCTTTGCGGCGGTCCACAGCAGGATCCGGGAGGTGGACGAGA
The Alkalispirochaeta americana DNA segment above includes these coding regions:
- a CDS encoding methyl-accepting chemotaxis protein, coding for SPRWGVVYILPIADLNAPVQELTGIITTIFLLALITLALTAWVLAGRIAKPIRAVALSLDDVAQGEADLRVALEVSGRDEVGQISSNFNTFLGVLREMIGGIRGATDQLSLVGSDLSVNMEETSAAITQIAANVASLTDQVLNQSAGVSEVTATIEEISRNMESLDEQVQNQSSVVTQSSAAIEEMMASIRSVAERLDKNAGSFHELLQAADQGRVKLEGMIGINRRIAEQSSRLQEASSVIHAIAQQTNLLSMNAAIEAAHAGEYGRGFAVVAAEIRKLAEEAGAQSKVIGQELSAVSSSIQEAVASAEDVSGAFAAVHSRIREVDENEGQIRNAMEEQSAGSVQILKALEQISAVTDSVHEGSGEIVQASRVMLEEMVRLQDITQQLSNGMQEMKSGSDEIQQAVTAVEQMSGKNGEGIARVKGIVDR